In a genomic window of Candidatus Thiothrix sulfatifontis:
- the nusG gene encoding transcription termination/antitermination protein NusG: MAMRWYVVQAYSAFENQVKRSLEERIARFGLETSFGRVLVPVEEVVEMRDGQKRRSERKFFPGYVLVEMEMNDETWHMVKETPKVLGFIGGKADKPAPITQKEVDNIMRRVEEGAEKPRPKVLFDAGEVVRVTDGPFKDFNGVVEEANYEKSRLLVAVQIFGRSTPVELEFYQVEKA, translated from the coding sequence ATGGCAATGCGCTGGTATGTAGTTCAAGCTTATTCTGCTTTTGAGAATCAAGTTAAGCGCTCGCTTGAAGAGCGCATTGCGCGTTTCGGCTTGGAAACTTCTTTCGGTCGTGTGTTGGTACCCGTTGAAGAAGTGGTGGAAATGCGCGATGGTCAAAAGCGTAGAAGCGAGCGTAAGTTCTTTCCCGGCTACGTATTGGTCGAAATGGAAATGAACGATGAAACTTGGCACATGGTGAAAGAAACGCCAAAAGTGCTGGGTTTCATCGGTGGTAAGGCCGATAAGCCCGCGCCGATTACGCAAAAAGAAGTCGACAACATCATGCGTCGCGTGGAAGAGGGGGCTGAAAAGCCGCGCCCGAAAGTCCTCTTCGATGCGGGTGAAGTCGTGCGTGTGACTGATGGGCCATTTAAAGATTTCAACGGCGTGGTCGAAGAAGCCAATTACGAAAAAAGTCGCCTATTAGTTGCTGTGCAAATTTTTGGTCGCTCAACGCCCGTTGAGCTTGAATTCTATCAGGTCGAAAAAGCCTGA
- the dacB gene encoding D-alanyl-D-alanine carboxypeptidase/D-alanyl-D-alanine-endopeptidase has translation MLKKLFITIGLCVSLGGVSAAEPLLPARPAPQPAELTLIRHQQTADLPADIQAFMQQAKIPSENLSVYIRDLNANVPMVVHNDNVPRNPASVMKLLTTWTALKLLSPSYTWKTEAWTRGELKDGILNGDLILKGYGDPFLTDEAFWQLLHDLQLKGLKEIRGQLVVDNSYFKIPDYDPAAFDNEPTRVYNAQPSALMFNFQANRFLLEADQATGKVGITPFPLIPGLQLDNSMVLAKGGCRKGHYQPTFQQTDAAIKISGAYAPDCGKNFVLRVLSTPEAHVFNAFRDVWQSQGGKFGGNLQIGQVQDGDVLLHTHESRTLGEQIRFINKWSNNVMTRNVFLTIGAKVLGAPATLDKSRMATADMLKKAGIDYTGMVVENGSGLSRSERVSARQLGALLEMAWRDPYMPEFMASLPLLGEDGTLASRFKDDDLRGRSHLKTGTLNDATAIAGYMLTRSGKRLVIVLLHNGREAQSGGRRLQDALLKWAFEQ, from the coding sequence ATGTTGAAAAAATTATTCATCACCATCGGGCTGTGCGTGAGTCTGGGAGGCGTTAGTGCCGCAGAGCCGCTGCTGCCTGCTCGTCCAGCCCCGCAACCGGCTGAACTCACCCTGATTCGCCATCAACAAACTGCTGATTTACCCGCCGATATTCAGGCGTTCATGCAGCAAGCCAAGATTCCCTCTGAAAACCTGAGTGTGTATATCCGCGATTTAAACGCCAACGTACCGATGGTGGTGCATAACGATAACGTGCCGCGTAACCCCGCGTCGGTGATGAAATTGCTGACGACTTGGACGGCGCTTAAGTTACTTAGCCCCAGCTATACCTGGAAAACCGAAGCTTGGACGCGCGGTGAATTGAAGGACGGTATCCTCAACGGCGATTTGATTTTAAAAGGTTATGGCGACCCATTTCTGACCGATGAAGCTTTTTGGCAATTGCTGCACGATTTGCAACTCAAAGGCTTGAAAGAAATTCGCGGGCAATTGGTGGTGGATAACAGCTATTTCAAGATTCCCGATTACGATCCGGCGGCGTTCGATAATGAACCAACCCGTGTCTACAACGCCCAGCCGTCGGCGCTAATGTTTAACTTTCAGGCGAACCGTTTTCTGTTGGAAGCCGACCAAGCCACGGGTAAGGTGGGAATTACGCCGTTCCCGCTGATTCCCGGTTTGCAATTGGACAATAGCATGGTGTTGGCAAAAGGCGGTTGCCGCAAGGGGCATTACCAGCCGACTTTCCAGCAAACCGACGCGGCGATCAAGATTTCCGGGGCGTATGCGCCCGATTGCGGTAAAAACTTTGTGCTGCGGGTGTTGTCCACCCCTGAAGCGCACGTATTCAATGCGTTTCGGGATGTATGGCAGTCGCAAGGTGGCAAATTCGGCGGCAACTTGCAAATCGGGCAGGTACAGGACGGCGATGTGTTATTGCATACCCACGAGTCGCGTACTTTGGGGGAACAAATCCGCTTCATCAATAAGTGGAGCAATAACGTGATGACGCGCAATGTGTTCCTCACCATCGGCGCGAAAGTGCTGGGAGCGCCCGCGACATTGGATAAAAGCCGGATGGCGACCGCCGATATGCTCAAAAAAGCCGGTATCGACTACACTGGTATGGTAGTGGAAAACGGTTCCGGCTTATCGCGCAGTGAACGTGTCAGTGCACGGCAGTTAGGCGCGTTATTGGAGATGGCATGGCGTGACCCGTATATGCCGGAGTTCATGGCCTCGTTACCGCTACTGGGCGAAGACGGGACACTGGCAAGCCGTTTCAAAGACGATGATTTGCGCGGGCGCAGCCACCTGAAAACGGGCACGTTGAATGATGCCACGGCTATCGCAGGGTATATGTTGACCCGCAGCGGTAAGCGCCTAGTCATCGTGTTATTGCATAATGGTCGGGAAGCACAGAGTGGCGGACGGCGTTTGCAGGATGCTCTATTGAAATGGGCATTCGAGCAATAA
- the secE gene encoding preprotein translocase subunit SecE has product MSVRTEEQGSSLDTVKLIISLALLFAGIVGFYYFEDWQGQPVSLLLRVLGLLLVAGVAVAVALSSLAGKRLLGFMKDSRLEVRKMVWPTRAETLQTTLMVMVIVLILSIFLWGVDSLLGWGVKSMLGGGGV; this is encoded by the coding sequence ATGTCAGTACGTACCGAAGAGCAGGGCTCATCACTGGATACAGTAAAGCTCATCATTTCTCTCGCACTCCTGTTTGCTGGGATTGTGGGTTTTTACTATTTCGAGGATTGGCAAGGTCAGCCGGTTTCCTTATTGCTGCGCGTGTTAGGTTTGTTGTTAGTGGCTGGCGTGGCAGTTGCAGTTGCTCTTTCTAGCTTGGCTGGTAAGCGTTTGCTGGGTTTTATGAAAGACTCGCGGCTCGAAGTGCGCAAGATGGTTTGGCCTACACGTGCCGAAACTTTACAGACTACCTTGATGGTGATGGTCATTGTTTTGATTCTATCCATTTTCCTCTGGGGCGTTGATTCCCTGCTTGGTTGGGGAGTTAAAAGTATGCTCGGCGGGGGGGGTGTCTGA
- a CDS encoding UDP-glucose/GDP-mannose dehydrogenase family protein has protein sequence MKVTIYGSGYVGLVTGACLAQVGNDVLCVDVDERKISMLLNGEIPIHEPGLDKMVQTNVAAGRLKFTLSAAEGVAHGLFQFIAVGTPPDEDGSADLRYVLTVARSIAQHMDGYRIVVDKSTVPVGTADRVRTAMLEVLEQRAFNAEFDVVSNPEFLKEGAALDDFMKPDRIVIGTDNPRTTELMRELYAPFNRSHDRLVVMDIRSAELTKYAANAMLATKISFMNELANMAELLGADIEKVRIGIGSDPRIGYHFIYPGCGYGGSCFPKDVQALERTAREIGYNAELLSAVEAVNYRQKDKPFEKLQKHYGANLEGKTVALWGLAFKPNTDDMREASSRNLMEALWKQGVTVQAFDPVAMEECTRIYGQRPDLKLCQTAEAALEGADCLVIVTEWQQFRSPDFEVIKSKLKDPVIVDGRNLYSPEQMAKKGITYYAIGRGC, from the coding sequence ATGAAAGTTACCATTTACGGCTCAGGCTATGTTGGGTTAGTGACAGGGGCGTGCTTAGCGCAAGTTGGCAATGATGTACTCTGCGTCGACGTTGACGAGCGTAAAATCAGTATGTTGCTTAATGGGGAAATCCCCATTCATGAACCCGGTCTCGATAAAATGGTGCAAACCAATGTTGCAGCGGGACGTTTGAAGTTCACCTTATCAGCCGCTGAAGGCGTGGCACACGGTTTGTTTCAGTTTATCGCAGTGGGCACGCCACCGGATGAAGACGGTTCGGCTGACCTGCGCTATGTACTCACCGTCGCCCGTTCAATTGCGCAACACATGGACGGCTATCGCATTGTGGTCGACAAATCCACCGTTCCCGTCGGCACGGCTGACCGAGTACGCACGGCGATGCTGGAAGTATTGGAACAACGTGCTTTCAACGCCGAATTCGACGTGGTATCCAACCCTGAATTTCTAAAAGAAGGCGCAGCACTTGACGATTTCATGAAACCCGACCGGATTGTGATCGGCACTGACAACCCACGCACCACTGAACTCATGCGCGAACTCTACGCCCCGTTTAACCGCAGCCATGACCGATTAGTGGTAATGGACATCCGTTCCGCCGAACTCACCAAGTATGCTGCCAATGCAATGCTTGCCACCAAAATCAGCTTCATGAATGAACTGGCGAATATGGCGGAATTACTCGGCGCTGACATCGAGAAAGTGCGCATCGGCATCGGCTCCGACCCGCGCATTGGCTATCATTTCATCTATCCCGGTTGTGGTTACGGCGGTTCGTGCTTCCCCAAAGACGTGCAAGCACTGGAACGCACCGCGCGTGAAATCGGCTATAACGCCGAATTATTGTCGGCGGTAGAGGCCGTCAATTACCGCCAGAAAGACAAACCATTCGAGAAACTGCAAAAGCATTACGGTGCCAACCTCGAAGGCAAAACCGTAGCGCTGTGGGGCTTGGCTTTCAAACCCAATACCGATGATATGCGTGAAGCCTCCAGCCGTAACTTAATGGAAGCGCTGTGGAAACAAGGCGTTACCGTACAAGCCTTTGACCCGGTAGCGATGGAAGAATGCACCCGCATTTACGGGCAACGCCCTGACCTGAAATTGTGCCAGACAGCCGAAGCAGCGCTGGAAGGTGCCGATTGCCTCGTCATCGTCACCGAGTGGCAACAATTCCGCAGCCCCGATTTTGAGGTTATTAAGTCCAAGCTCAAAGATCCCGTCATCGTGGATGGGCGCAATTTGTATTCACCCGAACAAATGGCGAAAAAAGGCATTACCTATTACGCGATCGGGCGCGGCTGTTAA
- a CDS encoding translocation/assembly module TamB domain-containing protein: MNQWLKHLLVNPLLVIFLLLLLVLGSLAFLTLSQTGTRLLVNNAPYFVSGLTLENVEGTLATGLKASRIRWESDSATLEADNVDVDSQVEVASPPTLRVSRLLADKLVIRLPESQEAAASSPFDLMSIALPLNLDAQQIRIKELEVWQGEHPLRLRDVQLDAQAHDGKLHLDNLQAELYDAQGKVDVALDGTMQLAKPHELALRVAVDANSTTWGVGTAKANVGGELLQYTLDMTADWTYAAYPRYQGTLQGKGSFADLTVAQLQLNGAAGALSATGHVDWQDALIWQADVKGSELNPAPFLKDWPAALDVQLNSGGTFQQGKLQATTLNVTRLQGKLREYPVDISGQGDWNGKVINLQALDAKVGDNRLLANGAASDKLDVLWQIDAPKLAQLDPRLRGNAKGKGTLQGLLDGSQLQLDVADLSGNVEGYDLNAKGKLAWGDAKLAAQEVVIQSGGNRLEVSGQATAPFDLRWKVDAKNLAKAWKGLEGSLQGEGIFKGKLEAPEIQADLTGSKLRYQDYRLGALDLQAQQVGERYEANGTLKDFKTGETLIQAATIEGQGTIISHQVKAQVIHESGKLDVTASGGWKNAQWQGTIPSLALRDTPAGDWKTVAPINLQVSAKAFSGSLICLNNQGARACGKPAWTPAAGFSIAGDLQQIPLVMLRQWLPDTVSVAGTANADYRFEQRGGKPVASVALRLPDSSVSVRGSKGKTETVQYSNTRADVSLNDRRMEVQAQLDLVSYGQLRADGRIELSPTDGNHRINARLNAALPDIAWLERFSPQIDRLQGKVAGDVQISGLLKQPVVNGEVRLTEGQVHLPEAGVTLDAITLNMQASGTERATINGSLRAGGGTMTANGVLSLANLPQWEADVSLQGNRLKLMDTHEIQALVSPDLRIQASPSEVAISGSVLIPEATVSLREIPQTASARSGDVVIVGRSAATAVTGEPATVLVKDAPLNIKPNVVIELGDKVTFNGFGLDARLTGKLRVLRTRQDIIAEGVLNVVDGVYKAYEQRLAIERGRLIFNGPLNNPGLDVRAVREVADGDIKVGISLAGTVQQPESTLFSTPLQTQSDTLSYLLTGRAMSSLSGDQSSLLMEAITGLGIAGGENLAQRLGGSLGLDDVSLKAKNGDFDQSELALGKRLGARLYVRYIVGLFDSLQRVAITYQINKHLQVEAQAGLQQGVDLIYKIDTDTGPLRR, encoded by the coding sequence GTGAATCAATGGCTGAAACATTTATTGGTTAATCCCTTGCTGGTCATTTTCCTGCTGCTCTTGCTGGTGTTGGGGAGCTTGGCTTTCCTAACCTTGTCGCAAACCGGTACGCGGCTTCTGGTTAATAATGCGCCTTATTTTGTTTCTGGACTCACGCTGGAAAATGTCGAAGGCACGCTGGCAACGGGTCTCAAAGCCAGTCGCATCCGCTGGGAAAGCGACAGTGCGACATTAGAAGCTGATAACGTGGACGTGGATAGTCAGGTGGAAGTGGCTTCACCGCCGACCTTGCGGGTCAGCCGTTTGCTGGCTGATAAATTGGTGATTCGCTTGCCGGAAAGTCAGGAGGCGGCAGCCAGCAGCCCGTTTGACTTAATGTCGATTGCACTGCCACTGAATCTTGATGCCCAACAAATCCGCATCAAGGAACTGGAAGTTTGGCAAGGTGAACACCCATTGCGCTTGCGTGATGTGCAATTGGATGCGCAAGCTCATGACGGTAAATTACACCTCGATAATTTGCAAGCTGAGCTTTACGACGCACAAGGCAAGGTCGATGTGGCGCTGGATGGCACGATGCAATTGGCTAAACCGCACGAGCTGGCGTTGCGAGTGGCGGTGGATGCGAACAGCACAACGTGGGGTGTCGGTACAGCGAAAGCCAATGTAGGCGGTGAATTATTGCAATATACCCTCGATATGACGGCGGATTGGACTTATGCGGCTTACCCGCGCTACCAAGGCACTTTGCAGGGTAAAGGTTCGTTTGCTGACCTCACGGTAGCGCAATTGCAGCTTAATGGTGCGGCGGGGGCGCTGAGTGCCACTGGGCATGTGGATTGGCAGGATGCGTTGATTTGGCAAGCCGATGTGAAAGGCAGTGAATTAAACCCCGCGCCGTTCCTCAAAGACTGGCCTGCTGCGCTTGATGTGCAACTGAATTCGGGCGGCACCTTTCAGCAGGGTAAACTGCAAGCAACGACACTGAACGTGACGCGCTTGCAGGGTAAATTGCGTGAATATCCTGTGGACATCAGCGGGCAGGGCGACTGGAACGGCAAGGTCATCAATCTGCAAGCGCTGGATGCCAAAGTTGGCGATAACCGCTTGCTGGCGAATGGCGCTGCCAGCGACAAGCTCGACGTTTTGTGGCAAATAGATGCGCCAAAACTGGCACAGCTTGACCCGCGTTTACGGGGCAATGCCAAGGGTAAGGGGACGTTGCAGGGGCTGCTCGATGGTTCGCAATTGCAACTCGATGTGGCGGATTTATCCGGTAACGTGGAAGGTTACGACCTCAATGCCAAGGGTAAACTCGCTTGGGGCGATGCCAAACTCGCCGCGCAAGAGGTGGTGATTCAGTCCGGCGGCAATCGGCTCGAAGTGTCCGGGCAAGCCACCGCGCCCTTTGATTTGCGCTGGAAAGTGGATGCTAAGAACCTTGCCAAAGCGTGGAAGGGTTTGGAGGGCAGTTTGCAGGGCGAAGGCATTTTCAAAGGTAAATTAGAAGCGCCAGAGATTCAGGCGGATTTAACCGGCAGCAAATTGCGTTATCAGGATTACCGTTTGGGCGCGTTGGATTTGCAGGCACAACAAGTGGGTGAACGCTACGAGGCGAACGGTACGCTCAAGGATTTCAAAACGGGTGAAACCCTGATTCAGGCAGCAACTATTGAAGGGCAGGGGACAATCATTAGTCATCAAGTGAAGGCGCAAGTGATCCATGAGTCGGGCAAGCTTGATGTCACTGCCAGCGGTGGTTGGAAAAATGCACAATGGCAAGGCACGATTCCCAGTCTTGCATTGCGCGATACTCCGGCGGGTGATTGGAAGACGGTTGCGCCGATTAATTTGCAAGTGTCCGCTAAGGCGTTTAGTGGCTCGTTGATTTGTTTGAATAATCAGGGGGCGCGTGCTTGCGGTAAACCGGCATGGACGCCCGCTGCGGGATTCAGCATTGCGGGGGATTTGCAACAAATTCCGCTGGTGATGTTGCGTCAGTGGTTGCCGGATACGGTGAGTGTGGCAGGGACAGCCAATGCCGATTACCGTTTTGAGCAGCGTGGCGGCAAGCCGGTGGCGAGTGTCGCCTTGCGTTTGCCTGATAGTAGCGTCAGTGTGCGTGGGAGCAAGGGCAAAACCGAAACCGTGCAATACAGCAATACCCGTGCGGATGTCAGCCTCAATGATCGGCGGATGGAGGTGCAGGCGCAACTGGATTTGGTGAGTTATGGGCAATTACGTGCTGATGGGCGTATCGAGCTATCGCCCACGGATGGCAATCATCGAATTAATGCTCGCCTGAATGCGGCACTGCCGGATATTGCGTGGTTGGAACGTTTTTCACCGCAGATTGACCGTTTACAGGGCAAAGTGGCGGGTGATGTGCAGATCAGCGGTTTGCTCAAACAGCCGGTCGTGAATGGCGAGGTGCGCTTAACCGAGGGACAGGTGCATTTGCCGGAAGCGGGTGTAACCTTGGATGCGATTACTCTGAACATGCAAGCCAGCGGGACAGAACGTGCCACGATTAACGGTTCGTTGCGGGCAGGTGGTGGCACGATGACCGCTAACGGGGTGTTGTCCTTGGCAAACCTGCCGCAGTGGGAGGCGGATGTGAGCTTGCAAGGCAACCGGCTCAAATTGATGGATACGCATGAAATACAGGCATTGGTTTCCCCGGATTTGCGGATTCAAGCCAGCCCTAGCGAGGTGGCGATTAGCGGTAGCGTGTTGATTCCTGAAGCGACGGTGAGTTTGCGGGAAATTCCGCAGACCGCCAGTGCGCGTTCGGGTGATGTGGTGATCGTGGGGCGTAGCGCTGCTACAGCCGTTACGGGTGAGCCAGCGACCGTTTTGGTGAAAGATGCGCCGTTGAATATTAAGCCCAATGTGGTGATTGAGCTGGGTGATAAGGTTACATTCAATGGCTTTGGCTTGGATGCGCGACTGACGGGCAAATTGCGGGTGTTGCGTACCCGTCAGGATATTATTGCTGAAGGCGTGCTCAATGTGGTGGATGGGGTTTACAAGGCTTATGAACAGCGCTTGGCGATTGAGCGCGGACGGCTGATTTTCAATGGCCCGTTGAATAATCCGGGGCTGGATGTGCGAGCGGTGCGTGAAGTGGCTGATGGTGACATCAAAGTGGGTATTTCACTGGCTGGCACGGTGCAACAGCCGGAATCGACGTTATTTTCCACTCCCCTGCAAACGCAAAGCGATACCTTGAGTTATTTGCTGACGGGGCGGGCAATGTCCAGCTTGAGTGGTGATCAATCATCGCTGTTGATGGAGGCGATTACGGGTTTGGGCATTGCGGGGGGCGAAAATCTTGCGCAACGTTTAGGGGGAAGCTTGGGTTTGGATGATGTAAGCCTGAAGGCCAAAAACGGCGATTTCGACCAGAGTGAGTTGGCTTTGGGCAAGCGTTTGGGGGCAAGGCTCTACGTGCGTTACATCGTGGGTTTGTTTGACTCGCTGCAACGGGTGGCGATTACTTATCAAATTAACAAGCACTTACAGGTTGAGGCGCAAGCGGGACTTCAGCAAGGTGTCGACCTGATTTACAAGATCGACACCGATACTGGCCCGCTGCGGCGTTGA
- the rplK gene encoding 50S ribosomal protein L11, producing the protein MAKKVIAFIKLQVPAGKANPSPPIGPALGQRGLNIMEFCKAFNAATQNLEVGLPTPVVITAYSDKSFTFVMKTTPASVLLKKAVGIKSGSAKPNSNKVGKVTVAQLEEIAKMKTPDLTAASMEAAIRTIAGTARSMGLEVEGM; encoded by the coding sequence ATGGCAAAGAAAGTCATCGCCTTTATCAAGCTGCAAGTTCCGGCTGGTAAAGCAAACCCAAGTCCACCTATCGGCCCTGCACTCGGTCAACGTGGTCTGAATATCATGGAGTTCTGCAAAGCATTCAATGCTGCGACACAGAACCTTGAAGTCGGCCTGCCTACTCCAGTCGTTATTACGGCGTACAGCGACAAGAGCTTTACGTTTGTGATGAAAACCACGCCGGCTTCTGTCTTGCTGAAAAAAGCAGTCGGCATCAAGTCCGGTAGTGCGAAGCCTAACAGCAACAAAGTAGGCAAAGTCACGGTTGCGCAATTGGAAGAAATTGCCAAGATGAAAACCCCAGACCTGACGGCAGCAAGCATGGAAGCGGCAATTCGCACCATCGCTGGCACTGCGCGTAGCATGGGTCTAGAAGTGGAGGGCATGTAA
- a CDS encoding autotransporter assembly complex protein TamA, translated as MKTIIWGLCLLSASAPGYAAFFQQTEKETAKPTESPVKVNIQGADTSLADNLKAFMPSLRNLKCDSSSDRVADFIESAEEKLPEGAEAMGYYNARFNVTAVKQGNCLALHVAVQPGDPVRVTVVKVQVTGAGKDLPEFRSITAVLPYQKGDVLVHQRYEDFKASLNSTANRLGFFDAEYLVREIQVDPDTRQAQVRLHFETGKRYQVGKVKVEQDVLAEKYLNRYLRVREGDTYNAENLLKQQRILEGSGYYNEVQVSGAYQQAENGIVPVGITAARRKRYTYEGRVGYGTDTGFRVETGMDAHWVNNKGHKLNAKGTLAQNEQSVEGAYKVPLWQPEHEFASLSGGVRHTDNNGIESEALKLGLDYNRRNRHDWQQTVFINYLDETTRVTSSGTETRSQLTLGGVRVKKTETDDLLFPTRGWQVAAEVQGAAEGVLSDQSVLQGKLSGKYLHTLDNRDKLILQGAAGTTLTNDLDDMPKSLRFFAGGQSSVRGYDFESLGETNAAGDVLGGKHLLTTSVEYERPVVDNWSAAGFVDAGDAFDNTANLTMNVGAGFGVRYKSPLGPIRADIAAPTDDLGDVHFYFSLGPDL; from the coding sequence ATGAAAACAATCATTTGGGGGTTATGTTTACTGAGCGCAAGCGCACCGGGGTATGCTGCTTTTTTTCAGCAAACCGAGAAAGAAACCGCCAAACCAACCGAATCACCGGTAAAAGTCAATATTCAAGGGGCAGACACTTCACTGGCTGATAATCTCAAAGCCTTCATGCCATCCTTACGTAACCTCAAGTGTGATAGCTCCAGTGATCGGGTGGCGGATTTCATCGAGTCTGCTGAGGAAAAACTGCCCGAAGGTGCGGAGGCAATGGGCTATTACAATGCACGCTTCAATGTTACCGCCGTAAAACAGGGAAATTGCTTGGCGCTGCATGTCGCGGTACAGCCCGGTGATCCTGTACGGGTCACTGTTGTTAAGGTGCAGGTAACGGGTGCGGGTAAGGATTTACCAGAGTTTCGTAGCATTACAGCAGTGTTACCCTATCAAAAGGGCGATGTGCTGGTGCATCAACGCTACGAAGATTTCAAAGCCAGCCTCAACAGTACTGCCAATCGCTTAGGGTTTTTCGACGCGGAATATCTGGTAAGGGAAATTCAGGTAGACCCTGATACACGCCAAGCGCAAGTACGCCTGCATTTTGAGACGGGCAAGCGCTACCAAGTGGGCAAGGTCAAGGTGGAGCAGGATGTGCTGGCAGAAAAATACCTCAATCGCTACCTGCGCGTGCGTGAGGGCGATACCTATAACGCTGAAAATTTGCTGAAACAGCAGCGGATTTTGGAAGGCAGCGGTTATTACAACGAAGTGCAAGTAAGCGGTGCTTACCAACAAGCCGAAAACGGTATCGTACCCGTGGGCATTACGGCGGCACGGCGCAAACGCTATACCTATGAGGGACGGGTGGGGTATGGCACGGATACCGGATTTCGGGTGGAAACTGGCATGGATGCGCACTGGGTTAATAATAAAGGCCACAAACTCAATGCCAAAGGCACGTTGGCGCAAAATGAGCAGTCGGTGGAAGGCGCTTACAAAGTACCGCTGTGGCAACCGGAACACGAATTTGCGAGTCTTTCCGGCGGGGTGCGCCACACCGACAACAACGGTATCGAAAGCGAAGCGCTCAAACTGGGCTTGGATTATAACCGCCGCAATCGCCACGATTGGCAACAAACGGTATTCATCAATTACCTCGATGAAACCACGCGCGTGACCAGCAGTGGCACGGAAACCCGTTCGCAACTGACGCTGGGCGGGGTGCGAGTCAAAAAGACTGAAACTGACGATTTATTGTTTCCGACGCGCGGCTGGCAAGTGGCTGCTGAAGTGCAGGGTGCAGCCGAAGGGGTGTTAAGCGACCAAAGCGTGTTGCAAGGCAAATTGAGTGGTAAATACCTGCACACCTTGGACAACCGCGATAAGCTGATTTTACAAGGTGCGGCAGGGACTACCCTGACCAACGATCTTGATGATATGCCCAAATCACTACGCTTTTTTGCGGGCGGGCAAAGCTCGGTGCGCGGCTACGATTTCGAGTCTTTGGGGGAAACCAATGCCGCAGGCGATGTGTTAGGCGGCAAGCATTTGTTGACCACCAGCGTCGAATACGAACGTCCGGTTGTGGATAACTGGAGTGCCGCTGGTTTTGTGGACGCCGGGGATGCATTCGATAATACCGCAAATTTGACCATGAACGTGGGGGCGGGGTTCGGGGTGCGTTACAAATCACCGTTGGGGCCGATACGTGCCGATATTGCCGCACCGACTGATGACCTTGGTGATGTGCATTTCTACTTCAGTTTGGGGCCTGACTTGTGA
- the tuf gene encoding elongation factor Tu has product MAKSKFERNKTHVNVGTIGHVDHGKTTLTAALTVVQSKKFGGESKAYDQIDAAPEEKARGITISTAHVEYESETRHYAHVDCPGHADYVKNMITGAAQMDGAILVCSAADGPMPQTREHILLSRQVGVPYVVVYMNKCDLVDDEELLELVEMELRELLSSYDFPGDDTPIVKGSARMALEGDESDIGVPSIARLIEAIDTFIPDPVRAIDGTFLMPVEDVFSISGRGTVVTGRIERGIIKVGETIEIVGIRDTKATTVTGVEMFRKLLDQGMAGDNVGLLLRGTKREEVERGQVLCKPGSIKPHTQFEAEVYVLSKDEGGRHTPFFKGYRPQFYFRTTDVTGACELPEGVEMVMPGDNVKLVVTLINPIAMEDGLRFAIREGGRTVGAGVVAKIIA; this is encoded by the coding sequence ATGGCAAAAAGTAAATTTGAGCGTAATAAAACGCACGTAAACGTCGGCACAATCGGTCACGTTGACCACGGTAAAACCACGCTGACAGCGGCGTTGACAGTTGTGCAATCCAAGAAATTTGGCGGTGAGTCAAAGGCTTACGATCAGATCGATGCGGCTCCTGAAGAAAAAGCACGTGGTATCACCATTTCTACTGCACACGTAGAATACGAATCTGAAACACGTCATTACGCACACGTTGACTGCCCAGGCCACGCTGACTATGTTAAAAACATGATCACTGGTGCTGCTCAGATGGATGGCGCTATTCTGGTTTGTTCAGCCGCTGACGGCCCAATGCCACAAACACGTGAGCACATTCTGTTGTCTCGCCAAGTTGGTGTTCCATACGTTGTTGTTTACATGAACAAGTGTGACTTAGTTGACGACGAAGAGTTGTTAGAACTGGTCGAGATGGAGCTGCGTGAGCTGCTGTCTAGCTATGATTTCCCTGGTGATGATACCCCTATCGTTAAGGGTTCAGCACGTATGGCGCTGGAAGGTGACGAGTCTGACATCGGCGTTCCATCCATTGCGCGTTTGATTGAAGCTATTGATACTTTCATTCCAGACCCAGTGCGTGCTATCGATGGTACTTTCTTGATGCCGGTTGAGGATGTGTTCTCTATCTCTGGTCGTGGTACGGTAGTAACTGGTCGTATTGAGCGCGGTATTATTAAGGTTGGTGAAACCATCGAAATCGTTGGTATTCGTGACACCAAGGCCACTACTGTTACGGGCGTCGAAATGTTCCGTAAGTTGCTGGATCAAGGCATGGCGGGTGACAACGTTGGTTTGTTGCTGCGTGGTACTAAACGTGAAGAGGTTGAGCGCGGTCAAGTTCTGTGCAAGCCAGGTTCAATCAAGCCACATACCCAATTTGAAGCAGAAGTTTACGTTTTGTCAAAAGATGAGGGTGGTCGCCATACGCCATTCTTCAAAGGCTACCGTCCACAGTTTTATTTCCGTACCACGGACGTAACAGGCGCTTGCGAATTGCCAGAAGGCGTCGAAATGGTAATGCCGGGTGATAACGTTAAGTTGGTTGTTACGCTGATTAACCCAATCGCGATGGAAGACGGCCTACGTTTTGCTATTCGTGAAGGTGGTCGTACCGTTGGTGCGGGCGTCGTTGCTAAAATCATCGCGTAA